From the Mytilus edulis unplaced genomic scaffold, xbMytEdul2.2 SCAFFOLD_1224, whole genome shotgun sequence genome, one window contains:
- the LOC139507021 gene encoding macrophage receptor MARCO-like, which produces MGEKVELVSVMQTQESANLEYQAGQADVWAKLYKIQDEYRKRDKLIIYSLVVLFFCFSIAISVIVLYLKVCIDQKSTVETQIQQLKTNVSELYDSNRHIQLINPVGDKIKTGNMVQIGDKGSIGDKGPIGDKGPIGNKGQNGHNGDKGSIGNIGQKGDKGRQRFNGNTGPMGDKGSIGHQGSIGDKGSYGDKGKKGDKGQIGNKGPIGDNGSMGAKGSYGDKGKKGDKGQIGDKGPIGDNGSMGDKGPIGDKGSIGDKGSIGDKGSIGEQGSIGNKGPIGNKGHIGNIGDKGSSGNPGQKGDKGSIGEKGLFGNKGPMGDKGPIGNKGHIGDTGLSGNTGQKGDKGSIGDKGPIGDKGPMGEKGPVGNKGYIGDIGDKGSSGNTGQNGDKGSIETKVR; this is translated from the exons ATGGGTGAGAAAGTTGAATTAGTTAGCGTGATGCAAACACAAGAATCTGCTAATTTGGAATATCAAGCAGGTCAAGCTGATGTGTGGGCTAAACTATACAAAATCCAAGACGAATATCGGAAGAGAGATAAACTGATCATCTACTCTttagtagttttatttttttgtttttcgatCGCAATTTCGGTCATTGTCTTATATTTAAAAG TGTGCATAGATCAAAAGTCAACAGTTGAAACACAGATACAACAACTGAAAACAAATGTGTCAGAACTTTATGATTCAAATAGACATATACAACTGATAAATCCAGTTG GTGATAAAATCAAAACTGGAAATATGGTCCAAATTGGTGACAAAGGTTCAATCGGAGACAAAGGTCCTATTGGAGATAAAGGTCCGATAGGAAACAAAGGACAAAACGGTCATAACGGAGACAAAGGTTCGATTGGGAACATAGGTCAAAAGGGAGACAAAG GGAGACAAAGGTTCAATGGCAACACGGGTCCAATGGGGGACAAGGGTTCAATTGGACACCAGGGATCAATTGGAGACAAAGGGTCATATGGTGACAAAGGTAAAAAGGGAGATAAAGGTCAAATTGGGAACAAAGGTCCTATTGGAGATAACGGTTCAATGGGAGCCAAAGGGTCATATGGTGACAAAGGTAAAAAGGGAGATAAAGGTCAAATTGGGGACAAAGGTCCTATTGGAGATAACGGTTCAATGGGAGACAAAGGTCCCATTGGAGACAAAGGTTCCATTGGAGACAAAGGTTCTATCGGAGATAAAGGTTCAATTGGAGAACAAGGTTCAATTGGAAACAAAGGTCCAATAGGAAACAAGGGTCACATCGGTAATATAGGAGACAAAGGTTCGAGTGGAAACCCTGGTCAAAAGGGCGATAAAGGTTCAATTGGAGAGAAAGGTCTTTTTGGAAATAAAGGTCCAATGGGAGATAAAGGTCCAATAGGAAACAAAGGACACATAGGAGACACAGGTTTGAGTGGTAACACAGGTCAAAAGGGCGATAAAGGTTCAATTGGAGACAAAGGTCCTATTGGTGATAAAGGTCCAATGGGAGAAAAAGGTCCAGTAGGAAACAAAGGATACATCGGTGATATAGGAGACAAAGGTTCGAGTGGTAACACAGGTCAAAATGGAGACAAAGGTTCTATTGAGACAAAGGTCCGATAG